In Bradyrhizobium sp. WBOS07, the genomic window GCCCTGAGCTAGCACTGTCATTCCGGGTTCGAGGCTTTGCATCGCCCCGGTACGACGGCCGGGTCATGGACAGGAGTAATGTTATAATATAACATGCTTAGATGGTTCCCGCCGCCTCCCGCGCCCATCATCCCGACCATGCCCACGGGCACTCCCATGCGCACGGGCAGGGGCACGAGCACGGGCATGGGCACGACCACACCCACACCCACGATGCCGCCTCGCCGCATCCTGCCCAGGCGGCGCCCTGGTCGATCCTGCGGATGACCATGGCCGCGCGCCTTGCGGCGGCGCTCGCCGTCTGTGTCGTGCTCTGGGGCGTGGTCCTGCTGGCGATGAGATGACGATGGCCGCGCTGCACTTTCACAACGTCACGCTCGGCTATGACCGGCATCCCGCCGTCCACCATCTGAGCGGCGAGGTCGGGCGGGGTGCGCTGGTCGCCGTGATCGGTCCGAATGGCGCGGGCAAGTCGACGCTGCTGCGCGGCATTGTCGGCATCCTCAAGCCGCTCGACGGCAGCATCCATCTCGGCGGGCTCGACGCCAGGGACATCGCCTATCTGCCACAGAGCGCGGAGATCGACCGCAGCTTCCCGATCTCGGTGTTCGACTTCGTCGGCACCGGGTTGTGGCGCGATGCCGGCCTGTTCGGCGGCATCGGCAAGGCCGCGCGCGGAAAGATTCTGCGCGCCATCGCGTCCGTGGGCCTCAACGGCTTCGAGAATCGCCCGATCGGCACGCTCTCCGGCGGCCAGATGCAGCGCGTGCTGTTCGCGCGCGTGCTGCTCCAGGACGCCAGCCTGATCGTGCTGGACGAGCCTTTCAACGCCATCGATGCCAAGACCACGGCCGACCTGCTCGCGCTGGTCAAGCAATGGCACCATGAGGGCCGCACCGTGCTCGCCGCGCTGCACGACATGGAGATGGTGCGCAACCATTTCAGCGAGACGCTGGTGCTGGCGCGTGGCCCGGTGGCGTGGGGACCGACGGCCGAGGTGCTGACGCCGGAAAACCTGCTGGTCGCGATGCGGATGTGCGAGGCCTTCGACGACAGTGCCGCGGCCTGCGCTGCCGATGATATCGGCTCGCGGGCGGCCTGATATCCGATGCTCTATGACGCGCTGATCGGCCCGTTCACCGAATTCGAGTTCATGCGGCGCGCGCTCGCTGCCGTGATCGCGCTGGCGCTGGCCGGCGCGCCGATCGGCGTGTTCCTGATGCTGCGGCGGATGAGCCTCGTCGGCGACGCCATGGCTCATGCGATCCTGCCGGGCGCCGCAATCGGCTTCCTGCTCTCCGGTCTCAATCTGTTCGCGATGACCGCCGGCGGCCTGATCGCAGGTTTTGCGGTCGCGATCCTCGCCGGCTTGGTCGCGCGTTCGACCGGGCTGAAGGAGGACGCCTCGCTCGCCACCTTCTATCTGGCCTCGCTGGCGCTCGGCGTCACCATCGTCTCGATCAAGGGCACCAATATCGACCTGCTGCACGTGCTGTTCGGCAACATCCTCGCGATGGACGACCAGACATTGCTGGTGGTGGCCTTCAATGCCACCGTGACGCTGCTCGTGCTCGCCGTAATCTATCGTCCGCTGGTGATCGAGAGCGTCGATCCCTTGTTCCTGCGCACGGTCAGTCGCGCCGGGGGACCTGCGCATCTCGCCTTCCTCGCCCTGGTCGTGATCAATCTCGTCAATGGTTTCCAGGCGCTCGGCACGCTGCTTGCGGTCGGCCTGATGATTCTGCCGGCCGGCATCGCGCGGTTCTGGTCGCGCGATCTCACCGCGATGATCTGCATCGCCGTCGTCGCTGCCACGGCTTCCGGCTATGCCGGCCTCGTGCTGTCGTTCCAGACCCGGGTGCCCTCAGGCCCCGCGATCATTCTGGTGGCGACGGTGATCTACGTGATCTCGGTTCTGTTCGGCCGCGTCGGCGGCGTGGTCCGGCAATTGTTTCCCGGCCGGCATCTGGAAGCATGACGATGCGGTTCATCCTGTTCTGTGCGCTGTTGTTGATCGCCTCGCCAGGTCAGGCCGCGGAGCGGCTGAACGTCGTCGCGAGCTTCTCGATCCTCGCCGATTTCGTCCGTAACGTCGGCGGTGACAGGATCAATTTGACCACGCTGGTCGGCGCCGACGGCGATGTCCACGTCTACACCCCGCCGCCCGCCGATGCGAAGCGCGTCGCGGAGGCGAAGCTCGTCATCGTCAACGGGCTCGGGCTGGAGGGCTGGCTGCCGCGTCTCGTGCAGTCGTCCGGCAGCAAGGCGCAGGTCGTCACCGCCAGCGCCGGGATCGCCCCGCTCAAGCTGGGCTCGGCGCCCGATCCACATGCCTGGCAGTCGGTCCCCAACGCCAAGGTCTACGTGACTGATATCGCCAACGCGCTGGCCGCCGCCGATCCTGACGCAGCCGACTTCTTTCGCGCCCAGGCCAAGGCCTATCTGGAAAAGCTCGAAACGCTGGACCGCGAGGTCCGCGAGGCCGTGGCTAAAATCCCGACCGCGCGGCGCAAGGTGATCTCCACCCATGATGCCTTCGGCTATTTCGCCGCCGAGTACGGTATCCGGTTCGTCGCCCCCTTGGGCGTCTCCACCGAAACCGAGCCCAGCGCCCGGGACATCGCGACCATCATCGGTCAGATCAAGGCGCAGAAAATCCCGGCCGTTTTTCTGGAGAATATCAGCGATGACCGGCTGATCCGGCGGATCGCGGCAGAGACCGGGGCAAAGGTCGGCGGGACCCTGATTTCAGACGGTTTGACCGGCGAAAAGGGGCCTGCACCCACTTACATTGACATGGTCAGGCACAATATAAAGGCCCTGACCAGCGCGCTTGACCATTAGGGCAGGGGCCACCCCGCCTCGCGTCGCGCGAAAAAGCCCGAAGCCGGAGTTGTTATGTCTGAAGCGACCTCCCAAAAAATTCCCGTG contains:
- a CDS encoding metal ABC transporter ATP-binding protein, giving the protein MAALHFHNVTLGYDRHPAVHHLSGEVGRGALVAVIGPNGAGKSTLLRGIVGILKPLDGSIHLGGLDARDIAYLPQSAEIDRSFPISVFDFVGTGLWRDAGLFGGIGKAARGKILRAIASVGLNGFENRPIGTLSGGQMQRVLFARVLLQDASLIVLDEPFNAIDAKTTADLLALVKQWHHEGRTVLAALHDMEMVRNHFSETLVLARGPVAWGPTAEVLTPENLLVAMRMCEAFDDSAAACAADDIGSRAA
- a CDS encoding metal ABC transporter permease, with the translated sequence MLYDALIGPFTEFEFMRRALAAVIALALAGAPIGVFLMLRRMSLVGDAMAHAILPGAAIGFLLSGLNLFAMTAGGLIAGFAVAILAGLVARSTGLKEDASLATFYLASLALGVTIVSIKGTNIDLLHVLFGNILAMDDQTLLVVAFNATVTLLVLAVIYRPLVIESVDPLFLRTVSRAGGPAHLAFLALVVINLVNGFQALGTLLAVGLMILPAGIARFWSRDLTAMICIAVVAATASGYAGLVLSFQTRVPSGPAIILVATVIYVISVLFGRVGGVVRQLFPGRHLEA
- a CDS encoding metal ABC transporter solute-binding protein, Zn/Mn family; the protein is MRFILFCALLLIASPGQAAERLNVVASFSILADFVRNVGGDRINLTTLVGADGDVHVYTPPPADAKRVAEAKLVIVNGLGLEGWLPRLVQSSGSKAQVVTASAGIAPLKLGSAPDPHAWQSVPNAKVYVTDIANALAAADPDAADFFRAQAKAYLEKLETLDREVREAVAKIPTARRKVISTHDAFGYFAAEYGIRFVAPLGVSTETEPSARDIATIIGQIKAQKIPAVFLENISDDRLIRRIAAETGAKVGGTLISDGLTGEKGPAPTYIDMVRHNIKALTSALDH